A window of Candidatus Dormiibacterota bacterium genomic DNA:
TGTACGAGCGTCCTGCCTTTGAAGGCTGCGGACCGAACGGTGACGTTGAAATGATCCATCGTGCCGGTTCGATCGACGATCTCGACCTCGGCATCGGGAATGCTCTCACGGATCAGCGCGGCCAGCGCGTCGTTGTCTATCACGGATTGAGTGGCGGGCGCGTGCCTCGCAACGAATCCGACAACCCGCGCGCTTCGCGAAGCGTTTCGGGAAGGCGCTCGGCGCTTCTCGCGAGCATCGCAGCCACGCCGGACGCGGCAACGATGCCGGTGACGCCGACCAGGATGGCGGGAACGCCGCGTGCGTGGATCGGGCCGATGTGGATCTCGAAGCTCTCCTGAACGCGCGCGATTCCCCGAAAGATCGCCCTCAGAATACGGCCGCGCTTCTTCATAGGGAGTGGCTCGTACGGCGCGACGGTGGCGAAGGCCTGGCGTGCGCGGCGTCGTACCGGTTGGCCATGCGTGCGGTGCTCCTTCACGAGCTCGGCGGCCCGGAGCGGCTCGTCCTCGAGGAGGTTCCTACGCCCGCGCCGGCAGCGGGAGAGGTTCTCGTTCGCATCCGTGCAGCGGCGCTGAATCATCGCGATCTCTTCGTCACGCGCGGCCTCTACCCGAAGATCGCACTCCCCGCGCTGCTCGGCAGCGACGGGGCCGGCGAGGTCGCCGCACTCGGCGACGGCGTCACGAGCCTTCACCCGGGCAGCGATGTCGTGATCTATCCGATGCTCGACTGGGGCGACGATCCGGCGCTGCGTTCCCCGGCGTCGTCGATTCTCGGCATGCCGCGCGCCGGAACGTTTGCGCAATACGTCTGCGTGCCGGCGCTCAACGTCTATCCGAAGCCGGCGCATCTTTCGTTCGAAGAGGCGGCGGCGATTCCACTCGGAGGGCTCACCGCGTATCGCGCCCTCTTCACGCGCGGCAAGCTCGCACGCGGCGAGACAGTCCTGATTCCGGGAGCCGGCGGTGGCGTGCAGACGTTCGTTTTGCTCTTTGCAAAGCAGGCCGGTGCCCGCGTCATCGCCACGTCGAGTAGCGAGGAGAAGCTCGAGCGCGCGCGCGCACTCGGCGCCGACCTCGTGCTGAACTACGCGGAGAACTCCTCGTGGGAGAAAGACGTGCGGGCCGCCGGTCCGGTGGATCTCGTCGTGGATTCGTCCGGAGGCGAGACGTTCTCGAAAGCGCTTAGCGTCGTGCGTCCCGGCGGTCGCGTCGTGCTCTACGGCGGCACGCACCCGGAGGCAAACGTCAAGCTTTTTGCGCTCTTTTGGAACGAGCTCTCGGTCCTCGGGTCGACGATGGGAAGCCCGCAGGATTTCGGCGCGATGCTCGCTCTGCTCGAAGACGGCCTCAAGCCCGCGGTCGATCGCGTCTTCTCGATGACGCAGATCGTTGCCGCCATGCGGCGCATGGACGATGCGTCACAGTTCGGCAAGATCGTCCTCTCGTGGTAGGAGCGCGTAGCGATCGAGGCGCTCGATGCGATACGCACTTCCGAGCTCGGCTTCGATCACGGCGGCGAGCTCGGCTTCGACGAGCGAGGCCCAGTCGGGATTGAGCATCGCCGACTCGCGTGCGGTGAGCGGCCGCTCTATGGGCATCGCGACGACGCGTCCTTCTTGCGTCAACGCTTGGAGATGCGCCAGTAACTGGCGCGCGGCGGCGGGCCAGAGCGCCGGCTGCGTGCCGGCGTAGATGCGCGTCACGAGCTCGGGAATCGTCTGCGGCCCATGCGAAAGTGCGTCGAGGAGCTGTGCTTCCCGCCACTGCCGATGCGCGATGTACTCCGCGATTTTTGCTTGAGCGTCGGTCACGAGCGGGCCGTGTCCGCCGCGAATAGCGCGCGCCTGCGGGAACTTGCGCGCAAGGTGTTCGAGCGTGCGCTGATACGGCCGCATCGCGCCACCCGGCGGCGCGATGACGACCGTTCCTTCACCCAATATCACGTCCCCGGTGAAGAGCGTGAGCGATTTGGGATCGAAGAAGACGACGTGATCGAACGTGTGGCCGGGAGCGTCGATCGCGTGCAGTTCGAGCTCGCCGACGCGTAGCGAACCGCCGAGGGAAAGATCGCGATCGTGCGGCACCGCCGATTGAGGGTGAGCGTAGATCGCGGCGCCGGTCTCGCGTGAGAGCGCCGCCGCGGCGGGCGCATGATCCGGATGGCCGTGCGTGATCGCGATAGCGCGAATGGCGAGCTGCATACGGGCAGCCGCATCGAGCAGTGCGCGAACGTGGCGTTCGAGCGCCGGCCCAGGATCGATGACGAGCGCCTCTCCCGCGCCGCAGTTCAACAGGTAGGAGTTGGTTCCGGTGAGCGTCATCGGCGAAGGATTCGGTGCGCGCACGAGCGTGATGTGCGCGTCATCTGCGATCGCGCTCACCACGTACCTTCGAGCGCGTCGGGCAACGCGAAGCCGTCGCGCTCGGTGCCCTCGGCCAGCACCGTGAGGATCGGTTTCGCTCGCGCGAACGCGAGCAGCTCGGCGACGCTGCGAAAGCCGCGCAGCCGTTCGAGGTGCTTGCGCGTCGGATAGATCAGCGCAAGGCGCCCCGCGTCGCCGCGCGCGAGCGCGTCCGTGGGAGTCATCCAGAGCCCGTCGTGCGTCTCCGTCGCATCGGCCACCGGTGTCTGCCCGCCCGGCATGCGTGCGACGAAGAAGAAGACGTCGTATCGTGGCGCGATGC
This region includes:
- a CDS encoding BolA/IbaG family iron-sulfur metabolism protein: MIDNDALAALIRESIPDAEVEIVDRTGTMDHFNVTVRSAAFKGRTLVQQHQLVYGALRGALRDGRVHAVELKTIHREE
- a CDS encoding MBL fold metallo-hydrolase; this translates as MSAIADDAHITLVRAPNPSPMTLTGTNSYLLNCGAGEALVIDPGPALERHVRALLDAAARMQLAIRAIAITHGHPDHAPAAAALSRETGAAIYAHPQSAVPHDRDLSLGGSLRVGELELHAIDAPGHTFDHVVFFDPKSLTLFTGDVILGEGTVVIAPPGGAMRPYQRTLEHLARKFPQARAIRGGHGPLVTDAQAKIAEYIAHRQWREAQLLDALSHGPQTIPELVTRIYAGTQPALWPAAARQLLAHLQALTQEGRVVAMPIERPLTARESAMLNPDWASLVEAELAAVIEAELGSAYRIERLDRYALLPREDDLAEL
- a CDS encoding zinc-binding dehydrogenase, whose translation is MRAVLLHELGGPERLVLEEVPTPAPAAGEVLVRIRAAALNHRDLFVTRGLYPKIALPALLGSDGAGEVAALGDGVTSLHPGSDVVIYPMLDWGDDPALRSPASSILGMPRAGTFAQYVCVPALNVYPKPAHLSFEEAAAIPLGGLTAYRALFTRGKLARGETVLIPGAGGGVQTFVLLFAKQAGARVIATSSSEEKLERARALGADLVLNYAENSSWEKDVRAAGPVDLVVDSSGGETFSKALSVVRPGGRVVLYGGTHPEANVKLFALFWNELSVLGSTMGSPQDFGAMLALLEDGLKPAVDRVFSMTQIVAAMRRMDDASQFGKIVLSW